Proteins encoded by one window of Candidatus Paceibacterota bacterium:
- the lepB gene encoding signal peptidase I has protein sequence MKWHPLVKILFCAFMIAVIVRVFFVDSFSVSGDSMAPTINNGEYVIINRLAYLFGQPKKGDIIVTQPRGSYKKIIKRIAGIPGDRLEISGTTLVIKKDRNDVGQIVESLDFSDLKGYVKQNSEQNNPTVFTVDPYEYFVLGDNRAVSIDSRRLGATDAWDIKGKVFAKFTYKPFKYINL, from the coding sequence ATGAAATGGCACCCATTAGTTAAAATTTTGTTCTGCGCTTTTATGATAGCGGTAATAGTACGAGTTTTCTTTGTTGATTCGTTTTCTGTGAGTGGGGACTCAATGGCTCCAACTATAAATAATGGAGAATACGTAATTATTAACCGCTTAGCATACCTTTTTGGGCAACCAAAAAAGGGGGATATTATAGTCACGCAACCACGCGGATCTTATAAGAAAATTATTAAAAGAATTGCCGGTATTCCGGGAGATAGATTGGAGATATCTGGAACAACTCTCGTTATTAAAAAAGATAGAAATGATGTCGGGCAGATTGTGGAGTCGCTCGATTTTAGTGACTTAAAAGGTTACGTGAAACAAAATTCTGAGCAAAATAATCCAACAGTCTTTACGGTTGATCCATACGAATATTTTGTTCTGGGAGATAACAGGGCAGTTAGCATAGATTCAAGAAGATTAGGTGCTACAGATGCCTGGGATATCAAAGGAAAGGTATTTGCGAAGTTTACCTATAAACCCTTTAAATATATCAATCTTTAA
- a CDS encoding MerR family DNA-binding transcriptional regulator — protein sequence MEKRFLTIKEASKYLGVTPLTLRNWDNSGKLNASRHPMNNYRLYNRHELDAVMKKIEMGVEKKTTRKKLNTRVHVLKVKHLKD from the coding sequence ATGGAAAAACGATTCCTCACAATAAAAGAAGCTTCAAAGTACTTGGGCGTCACTCCCCTGACTCTTCGTAATTGGGACAACAGCGGAAAGCTAAACGCTTCTCGTCACCCAATGAATAACTATCGTCTGTATAATCGCCATGAACTTGATGCTGTTATGAAAAAAATAGAAATGGGTGTAGAGAAAAAAACAACACGCAAAAAACTGAACACTCGCGTACACGTTCTAAAAGTAAAACATCTCAAAGACTAA
- the gatB gene encoding Asp-tRNA(Asn)/Glu-tRNA(Gln) amidotransferase subunit GatB produces MEYKATIGLEIHAELKTRTKMFCNSKNDPDEKRPNVNICPVCMAHPGTLPVINKEAVKHVIKVGLALGGNIADFTEFDRKNYFYPDIPKGYQLSQYQYPIVSGGSLNGIQITRVHLEEDTAKSNHEKGDYTLVDFNRAGVPLMELVTEPVVKDATEAGAFARELQLLLRCLGAGEANMDKGEMRVEANISVSKTDKFGTKVEVKNINSFRAVEKAIDYEIKRQIELIEEGGEVKQETRGWDENKGVTFSQREKESSHDYRYFPDPDLPKLKLREVPEFDLEKLRSELPELPWQKREKYITKFGMKSEQAEMFVQSDTFASFFNSLVLGKENLSPEIIAGYVNFITSDLAGLLKDSTNKVPSVENFDELMTLWGKKEITTRTAKDILAIMVRDDKNPTQLMKENNLTVSASGSDLDLVVKKIIDANDKVVADYKAGKDAALQFLVGQCMKETRGSADPASLRETIIRIINA; encoded by the coding sequence ATGGAATATAAGGCGACAATTGGCTTAGAAATACACGCAGAGTTGAAGACCAGGACAAAAATGTTCTGTAACTCAAAGAATGATCCGGACGAAAAACGCCCTAATGTTAATATTTGTCCTGTTTGCATGGCTCACCCTGGAACACTGCCTGTTATCAACAAGGAGGCTGTTAAACACGTTATTAAGGTTGGATTAGCCTTGGGTGGAAATATCGCTGATTTTACGGAATTTGATCGCAAAAACTATTTTTACCCAGACATTCCGAAGGGCTATCAGTTGAGCCAGTATCAGTACCCAATTGTGTCTGGTGGAAGCCTAAATGGCATTCAAATTACCAGAGTGCACCTAGAGGAAGATACTGCAAAGTCTAACCATGAAAAAGGGGACTATACTCTAGTCGACTTTAATCGTGCTGGAGTACCACTTATGGAGCTTGTTACAGAGCCTGTTGTGAAGGACGCCACCGAAGCGGGTGCTTTTGCTCGTGAACTTCAGCTTTTACTACGCTGTTTAGGTGCAGGTGAGGCAAATATGGATAAAGGTGAAATGCGTGTGGAGGCGAACATTTCAGTCTCTAAAACAGACAAATTTGGCACCAAGGTTGAAGTTAAGAACATAAACTCCTTTAGGGCTGTTGAGAAGGCGATAGATTACGAAATAAAGCGACAAATCGAGCTTATTGAAGAAGGTGGAGAGGTTAAGCAGGAAACACGTGGATGGGATGAAAATAAGGGAGTAACATTTTCTCAGCGAGAAAAAGAGAGTTCTCATGATTATCGCTATTTTCCAGACCCAGACCTTCCAAAGCTAAAATTAAGAGAAGTCCCAGAATTTGATCTTGAGAAATTGCGAAGCGAACTCCCAGAGTTGCCTTGGCAAAAGCGCGAGAAATACATTACTAAGTTTGGTATGAAATCAGAACAAGCGGAAATGTTTGTTCAAAGTGATACTTTTGCCTCATTTTTCAATAGCCTTGTTTTAGGAAAGGAGAATCTTTCTCCAGAAATTATCGCGGGCTATGTTAATTTCATTACTTCAGATCTTGCTGGTTTATTAAAAGATTCGACAAACAAAGTTCCGAGTGTAGAAAATTTTGATGAGCTAATGACCTTGTGGGGGAAGAAGGAAATAACAACACGAACAGCAAAAGATATTTTGGCTATCATGGTACGTGACGACAAGAACCCTACACAACTTATGAAAGAAAATAATCTCACAGTATCCGCGAGTGGTTCTGATTTGGATTTGGTTGTTAAGAAAATAATTGATGCTAACGACAAAGTGGTTGCAGACTACAAAGCAGGGAAGGATGCAGCACTACAATTTTTGGTTGGACAATGTATGAAAGAAACTCGTGGCTCCGCAGACCCAGCATCTCTTCGAGAAACTATAATTAGAATCATTAACGCATAA
- the obgE gene encoding GTPase ObgE, which yields MAFVDEIKLHLKAGKGGDGVVRWLHEKGKPLMGPAGGDGGNGGDVFALAKRQMHGLARYAHKKIYEAEKGDNGAKNSLHGKGGDDLILEFPIGTIIINQATGEKFSLTKEDEKIMLLKGGRGGLGNERFKSSINRSPKEFTLGKEGEEADFAIELQLFADLGLAGLPNAGKTSLLNILTRSQGKVADYAFTTLEPNLGDMHGFIVADIPGLIEGASEGKGLGHKFLRHIKRTSIIAHIISLENKNLKDAYQAVRAELEAFDSDLAKKKEVVILTKTDVLPDGELSKIITAVKKLNKEVYAVSLYDDKSIKEIEDNLVKLLRKATAEKAKKD from the coding sequence ATGGCATTCGTTGATGAAATAAAACTTCATTTGAAAGCCGGCAAGGGGGGCGACGGTGTTGTTCGCTGGCTTCACGAGAAAGGTAAACCACTGATGGGCCCTGCTGGCGGGGATGGTGGTAACGGTGGCGATGTTTTTGCTCTCGCCAAAAGACAGATGCACGGTCTTGCTAGATATGCTCATAAAAAAATATATGAGGCAGAAAAAGGGGATAATGGGGCCAAAAATAGCCTGCATGGTAAGGGTGGAGACGATTTGATATTAGAGTTTCCAATTGGGACAATAATAATAAACCAGGCTACCGGCGAGAAATTTTCTTTAACAAAAGAAGACGAAAAGATAATGTTGCTTAAGGGTGGTCGCGGTGGTTTGGGTAACGAGCGATTTAAGAGCTCAATCAACAGAAGTCCAAAAGAATTCACCTTGGGCAAAGAAGGGGAAGAGGCCGATTTTGCAATCGAGCTTCAGTTGTTTGCGGATTTAGGTTTGGCTGGGTTGCCGAATGCTGGTAAAACTAGTCTTTTAAATATTTTAACTCGCTCACAGGGCAAGGTCGCCGACTACGCGTTTACGACACTTGAACCAAACCTTGGCGATATGCACGGTTTTATTGTGGCTGATATCCCGGGTCTTATCGAAGGGGCTTCAGAAGGAAAGGGGCTTGGGCATAAATTTTTGCGACACATAAAGCGAACGAGCATAATCGCGCACATCATTTCTCTTGAGAATAAAAATTTGAAGGACGCATATCAAGCGGTGCGAGCAGAACTTGAAGCTTTTGATTCAGATTTGGCAAAAAAGAAAGAAGTAGTTATTTTAACAAAGACAGATGTGCTACCAGATGGAGAGCTATCAAAAATAATTACAGCGGTGAAGAAACTAAACAAAGAGGTGTACGCAGTGTCTCTTTATGATGACAAATCTATTAAAGAAATAGAGGATAATCTCGTGAAGCTTCTACGCAAAGCAACAGCGGAAAAAGCAAAAAAAGATTAA
- a CDS encoding phage holin family protein, producing MRLIAKWIIVALAVFATPYFISGIIVDGFYVAFVTALLLGIVSVTIKPLAILITLPINIITLGLFTLVINGALLWMLSTFVKGFEVASFWSAFLAALFISVVTFIAEKIFLRDDE from the coding sequence ATGAGACTTATAGCAAAATGGATTATCGTAGCTCTCGCTGTTTTTGCAACACCGTATTTTATTTCTGGAATCATTGTTGATGGTTTTTACGTTGCTTTTGTGACAGCTCTTTTGCTCGGTATCGTTTCTGTGACGATAAAACCGCTTGCGATATTAATCACACTACCAATCAACATAATAACTCTCGGACTTTTCACACTAGTCATAAACGGCGCTCTTTTATGGATGCTTTCTACTTTTGTGAAAGGATTTGAAGTTGCTTCCTTTTGGTCGGCTTTTCTCGCAGCTTTGTTTATATCAGTAGTAACATTTATCGCCGAAAAAATATTTTTGCGCGATGATGAATAA